The following proteins are encoded in a genomic region of Corylus avellana chromosome ca4, CavTom2PMs-1.0:
- the LOC132177880 gene encoding uncharacterized protein LOC132177880 — MTFVIENGENWSATEDLMQHTNLPFTDQVMRFLMPGSFKVPQIGEYEGSGDRSDHMESFRAHIILHETPDEIACRAFPLTLRGVAKEWFGSLSPKSVDSFDYLWQQFLGQFLAVRRRKKNPAYLLSLVQGENESLKDYMLRFNREKLTIESTDEQTILSALMHGIKTEGHLMAELAKKPKTGTLRQFNNKAKEFINQEETISAFLKSKVAESKTAAGPVMTKPRVFVEKKKKDRQNPKTLEKKIDLPPRPNQHQQYVGWTPLNTIVYKVFMEVRKDPSFRWPGKMKSLPQNRSTQKFCEYHNDNGHQTEDCISLRFEIEKFLGNGKLLNFLAEENGKGKNPQDNQSHQSG; from the coding sequence ATGACTTTCGTAATTGAAAATGGAGAGAATTGGTCTGCCACTGAGGATCTTATGCAACACACCAATTTACCTTTTACTGATCAGGTGATGAGATTTCTAATGCCCGGTAGTTTTAAGGTTCCTCAGATTGGTGAGTATGAAGGAAGTGGAGATCGTTCCGACCATATGGAAAGTTTCCGAGCTCACATCATCCTTCATGAAACTCCTGACGAAATCGCTTGCCGAGCTTTTCCCTTGACTCTAAGGGGAGTTGCCAAAGAATGGTTTGGAAGTCTGAGCCCTAAGTCTGTTGATAGTTTTGATTATCTTTGGCAGCAGTTCTTGGGACAATTTCTTGCCGttcgaagaagaaagaagaacccAGCATATCTATTATCTCTCGTACAAGGAGAAAACGAGTCCCTGAAAGATTATATGTTACGGTTCAATCGTGAGAAACTGACAATAGAAAGCACTGATGAACAGACTATTCTATCAGCATTAATGCACGGTATAAAGACTGAAGGACATTTAATGGCCGAGTTAGCCAAAAAACCGAAAACAGGAACTCTACGACAGTTCAACAACAAAGCTAAAGAGTTCATCAATCAAGAAGAAACTATCTCGGCGTTTTTGAAATCTAAAGTTGCCGAGAGTAAGACTGCTGCTGGTCCAGTTATGACAAAACCGAGGGTTTTTGtcgaaaagaagaaaaaagaccgCCAGAACCCGAAGACTCTGGAGAAGAAGATTGATCTACCGCCCCGGCCAAATCAGCATCAACAATATGTGGGATGGACACCCCTAAATACAATTGTTTATAAGGTGTTCATGGAGGTTAGAAAGGATCCGAGCTTCAGATGGCCAGGAAAGATGAAGTCTCTTCCCCAAAACCGCAGCACTCAGAAGTTTTGCGAGTATCATAATGATAACGGGCATCAAACCGAGGATTGTATTAGTCTTCGGTTCGAGATTGAAAAGTTTCTAGGAAATGGAAAGTTGCTGAACTTTTTAGCTGAGGAAAATGGCAAAGGGAAGAACCCTCAAGACAATCAGAGTCATCAGTCGGGTTAG